The following coding sequences lie in one Pseudomonas svalbardensis genomic window:
- a CDS encoding PAAR domain-containing protein, protein MSGKPAARVSDPTACPLPGHGTNPIVAGSGDVFFDGLAAARQGDASACGGAMSGGLATTVLINGKPAATVDSVGTHGNKVTAGSGTVIIGNSHSAVPFVPPIPLMLFSHCQHVVMKDQDGNPLQGIPYHIKNAKGEVVSGQTDAMGRTQMVGGKEGESFDFHPAIDGVLL, encoded by the coding sequence ATGTCCGGCAAACCCGCAGCACGTGTATCCGACCCCACCGCTTGCCCGCTCCCCGGTCACGGCACCAACCCGATTGTCGCCGGTTCCGGCGACGTGTTCTTCGACGGCCTCGCGGCCGCCCGCCAAGGCGATGCCTCGGCGTGTGGTGGTGCGATGTCGGGCGGGTTGGCGACGACGGTTTTGATCAACGGGAAACCGGCTGCGACGGTGGATTCCGTCGGGACCCATGGCAACAAGGTTACGGCCGGGTCCGGGACGGTGATTATCGGGAATTCGCATTCGGCGGTGCCGTTTGTTCCGCCGATTCCACTAATGCTTTTTTCTCATTGCCAGCATGTTGTGATGAAGGACCAGGACGGTAATCCATTACAGGGTATTCCGTATCACATCAAGAATGCCAAGGGAGAAGTTGTTTCGGGGCAAACAGATGCGATGGGAAGAACGCAAATGGTTGGAGGTAAGGAAGGCGAGAGCTTTGATTTTCATCCGGCTATCGACGGGGTTTTGCTATGA
- the tssE gene encoding type VI secretion system baseplate subunit TssE — MTGYGSLFERLGGDADKRVGWSREVSAMASVAAHLAKMLSTRAGSVQTLSDYGLPDLNDMRLSLHDSLSQARLAIENFIEAYEPRLSNVRVISLPRDHDQLRLSFSIEGLLEVDGFKRQVSFAARLDGSGQVKVN; from the coding sequence ATGACTGGATACGGCAGCCTTTTCGAACGCCTGGGTGGCGACGCGGACAAACGCGTCGGCTGGAGCCGCGAGGTCTCCGCCATGGCGTCCGTGGCTGCCCATCTGGCCAAGATGCTCAGCACCCGTGCGGGCAGCGTGCAAACGCTGTCCGATTACGGGCTACCCGATCTCAATGACATGCGTCTGAGCCTGCACGACTCCCTGAGTCAGGCCCGTTTGGCCATCGAAAATTTCATCGAAGCCTACGAGCCACGCCTGAGCAATGTGCGTGTCATTTCCCTGCCGCGTGACCACGATCAGCTTCGCCTGTCCTTCAGCATCGAAGGCCTGCTGGAAGTTGATGGTTTCAAGCGTCAGGTCAGTTTCGCCGCGCGCCTGGATGGCAGCGGTCAGGTCAAGGTCAACTAA